A segment of the Desertifilum tharense IPPAS B-1220 genome:
GCTTTAATTTGGGCTTCGTCAATGCGTGCAAAGTGACGCAGAGATTGCACAATTTCGCGAATTCGGTTCGCCCCAACGTGCATTGAGGCAATCAATTGCGGGAAATCTGCGATGATAAATTCTAAATCCGTGGCTTCAATCTTCTCAGTAATGGCGGCGGGAGGGTTGGGAAAATAGGTTTGATAGAGATCGATCAGGTCTAACAAATCGCGGGTATAGTCGCGGGCGTGGGACAGATTGCCAAAAATAAAGTTAACGGGATTATTAATTTCGTGGGCAACCCCAGCCACTAATTGACCGAGGGAAGACATTTTTTCGGTGTGAATCAGTTGAGATTGCGTGCGTTTGAGGTCTTCTAGGGTGTCTTCGAGTTGTCGGGCTTGGGCGGTGGCGGTGGCGGCGAGTTGTTCTTGACTTTCTAGGGCGAGGCGCAAGGAGACTTCTTGATGTTTGCGTTCGGTAATGTCGCGCAGAATGATGACGTATTCGGTTAGCACTTGCGTAGAGCGATCGCTTTTGGCAACATCGAGAATGCGAATCTCTTCGTCGAGTATCAGGTGATGCTCGCTACGATCGATCCAGGTATTGGGATCGGTGGGAAAATCGGTGAGGAATTCCGTGAGGGAACGACCGATGAGGCGGTTTTGCGGGCGTTGAAATAGTCTTTCGGCGGCGGGGTTGGCTTGGGAGATGTAGCCGCGTTCGTCGAGGATGATAATGGCATCGAGGGCGATTTTAAAGAAGTGTTCGGCCTGCTGTCGCGCTTCAATGATGGCGGTGGCTTGGGGTAAGCTGGTCCAACAGGCGATCGCAATTCCTAAAAAAACGGCGGTTAGCAACCAGACCACAAACAGATTATTGGCTTCGCGGGTAGTATTGCTATTGCCTAAATACCGATCGATCCACCAGGTAATCAGGCTACTTCCGCCCACTAGACCAATCAGGGTTAGGACTTGAAAGCGCACAAAGTCTTGAACCTGGGCGCGATCGCGTACATTATATCGATCGATCCACCATTGGGCCTGAAAAGGTGCAAACCGAACCTGGCGGACGATCCAATCAACCCAGATGGCAACGCCTGGGAGGAGTAACCCAACGATCAGGTCTTGGCCATCCCACGCGAGTCCCCCGACAATCAGGACAGCGCTTTCAATCCCAAAGCAGGCTAAGGAGATATAGGGCCAGCGGCTAAAGGATCGACGGCGACGCAACCACAATCCTAAGTGCAATAGGGCACCAGCAGCTACCCAAGCGCTTCCTGTGACCATGACAATCTGGGAGATATTGCCCCACGCTAAACACAGCAGGCTTAAGGTGAGGTTGAGTAGCAACGCCGGTCCCATGACGCCGCGACGGGAGATGATCCCTAAAACGGGCGCAAGATAGCCATCTTGGGCAAATTGATACGCCATGCGGGGGGTAGCAGCAACGGCGGTGGCTGAAGCTAGCAAGCAGGCGGAGGCAATTGAAAAGGTGACTAAGGGCGGGGCGAAGGGCCCCCAAAAGTTGCTGGAGGCGCTGAGAAATGCCAGATAGGCGTTATCTCCTAGGCTGGTGGTGGAGAGGCGGGCGAGTACCCACGTTCCGCCAATGCCAATGGGGGCAATTAGGAAGGCAGAGAGATTCAGGAAGTTGGCGGTTCTTTGAGGCGATCGCGAATCGGCCATAAAAGCAGCGCCGATCTCGCAACCGTAAATTCCGTAGATGGCGACAAAGAAGGATTTTGCCCAATCGCTAAATTGCCAAGGGGGGAGGTTTTGAACCTCGCTAGGGCTGGGAAAAAGACCGGGACTGTTGGGTGAAAAGATCAGCCATCCTAAGCCCTGAACGCTAAACAGCAACAGCAACCCCATTGCGGGGACCATGAAAAATAGGGTGACGATGGCGAGGGCGCGAGTACCGCTAAAGGCGATCGCCCACATCAGTAAGGTAAATAGAAGATTGAGGATAAAGGTGGGCGCTTGCAGATCGACCGTGGCAAGATTGGCTTGGATCAGATCGGTTAAAACAATGGCGTTGACGGGAACAAAGGCAACCCAACTGAGATAGTAACCAATGGCTGCATATTGACCGAGGAGAGGATAGCGGCGGAAGATCCGGAGAATGTAGCTAGGGGTTCCGCCGGAAACATCGGGCCAGCGTTGGGCCAGCCGCTTGACTTGAAACATCAGCAGCATGGCAATTGGGACGCAGGGAAGCCATACCCAAAGCGATCGCCATCCTAACTCGGCGGCGATAATTGGGGCTGTGCTGAGAAATGCTAAATGACCTGCAAATCCAAATCCCCAGGTTTCGCTTGGAGATAAAGTTCTTTTTAAACCCACGCTTTTGAATTTAATAGAGATTGAACTTCAAGCCAGCAGCCGAGAGAGTCTAAACTAGACTTCCGGGCGCTGACGGTTTGGAGTTGAAACAGACCCAGGCGGCTTGTCAGGTAGAGTAACAGCAAAGTACCGTTTGTCTGAGATGGTTAAGTCGGACAAAGGGTACCCGATGACTTCACCTTAGAAAATCAGGGATTCACTCTCTCGATTTCAAAGATTTGCCCAACGGCAATCTCAAGCCGAGTTTATAGAAATTTAGCCAAGCGATGATAACGCTGTTGTTATTATTGAAGAGAAAATTTCAGCTTGGATGTGATGTGAATTACACAAATCGCGATTTTTAAGTTTTTTTAGTAAAAATGGGAAACCCCAGAAAGCCTCGCTGCGACGATTGGCAACTGACTGAGGCTTTCCAAGAGGCGAGACCTTAACCTACCACTTCTTGTAGGGGAGGAACTTACCGGACATGACAATCTTAACGCGATCGCCCTTGGGGTCTTCTTCTTTCTCTACGTCTAAGGTAAAGTCAATTGCACTCATAATCCCATCGCCAAACTTCTCGTGAACGACCGCTTTAATCGGCATTCCATAAACCTGCATAATCTCATAAAAGCGGTAAATTAAAGGATCGGTGGGAATTGTTTGATCCAAGGAACCTTTCAGGGGACATTCCATCAAGGGTTCGGCATATTCAGGCCCTAAACCCAAAGCCGTGACAATCTTTTTCGCTTCCTCTTCCGAAGCACTCGCTTGACGGTAAATCACCGAAGCAATCCAAACCTCATCGCGTCCTACCGCTGATTCTAAATCTGCAAAAGTCACGCCTTTAGCTTTCTTCGCCGCTAACAACTTATCTGTAATCTCAGCAATTGCCATCATTCACTCCTTAAAACAATACACCAGAGTTGAGTCACAAAAATTTCGGATTCCGTGAAGTCCGCTTTCTCTAAATCAGGAGAATCTTATTGCACCTCACCTGAGAGAAAACCGCTGTCAATTAAATCCCAACTTTGCAACCTCAAAACTAAGCTGCTTGAACGCGAGATTCTTCCACCGCACGAGTTTCGCGGGATAAATGCCGTTCCATTTCCGCCTTCAATTCGTGATAGCTTGGATATTGATCCAGCGTTTCTCGATTGCGCGGGCGGGGGAAAGGAACCTCTAGAATTTGAGCAATCTTGGCAGCAGGACCTCGCGTCATCATCACAATTTCATCGGAGAGTAATAGCGCCTCCTCGATACTGTGAGTAATCATAATGACCGTTTGGCGTTGCTGTTCCCAAATTCGCTCAATTTCATCTTGCAAAAAGCCGCGAGTCAAGGCATCTAATGCGCCAAAAGGTTCATCCATCAACAGAATTTGCGGACTAATTGAAAGCGCCCTAGCAATCCCAACTCGCTGACGCATACCGCCGGATAATTCGTGGGGATGTTTCTTTTCTGCACCGTTCAAGCCAACCAGTTGAATATTCTCACGAACGATGTTTTTTTGTCTAGTCAACGACATTTTCGGATAGACAGTCTCAACCGCAAACCGAATATTTTCCTCAACCGTCATCCACGGCATCAAAGCATAGTTTTGAAACACCATACCGCGATCGGGGCCAGGGCCTAAAATAGGCTTACCATCCATCCAAACTGAACCCGAAGTTGCAGTTGATAAACCTGCAATAATGCTCAATAACGTCGATTTACCGCAACCCGACGGGCCAATAATCGAAACAAACTTGTTATGTTGAATATCGAGGCTAATATCATCTAAAGCCAGATAATCCGATCGGGCTTTGCCAGTCCAGCGATTAAGTAAACCGCGCTTTCCAGGAAACACTTTAGAAACATGACGCAAAGAGACTTGAACGTCTGTTGCCAAAGCCTCATATTCTGAGGATTGATAGCGAGAAGAAACCGTCATGATTTTCTACCAAACGAGACAAAACTTTGTAAAATTCCAAAAATGCGGTCGAGAACAATTCCAACTAAACCGATAACAATAATGGCGGTAATAATGCTCGTGATGCTGAGGTTATTCCACTCATTCCAAACAAAGTAACCTAAACCCGTTCCCCCTACTAAAATTTCGGCAGCGACAATCACCAACCACGAAATGCCAATGCTAATTCGCAGTCCCGAAACGATACTAGGGGCCGCAGCGGGTAAAATAACTTTGCGAATGGTACGCCAGCGGGATGCACCTAGGGTTTTGGCAACATCTAGATATTCCGAACTGACATTACTAACGCCAAATTTGGTATTAATTAAGGTCGGCCAAATACTGGTAATGGCAATCACAAATAAGGCGGTTTTTTCTGAGTCTTGCAGCAACCCCAACCCTAATGGCAGCCAAGCCAAGGGAGAAACGGGTTTGAGGAGTTGAATATAAGGATCGATGGCTTTAGATAGCACTTCCGATAAGCCAACCACAACGCCTAGGGGAATGGCAATCAGCGAACCAATGGTAAATCCAATTAAGACGCGACGCAAGCTAACTAAAAGGTGCCAGCCAATGCCTTTATCGTTGGGGCCATAATCGTAAAAAGGGTCAGAAATCCATCCCCAAAAGTCGATTAAGGTGCGGCTAGCAGAGGGCATCAATCGGGAAAAGAGTCCGGTTTGCGCCCCAATTTCCCAGACTACTAGAAAACTAATGAAGGACAATAAAAACAGGACAAACGCTTGGAGATTTTTATTCAACAGCCAAGGGGGAATACCATTGGCTGCACGCGATGTATTTTGCATAGCTCAAATTCTGAAAAACAGCGATACCCGGAAATCAAACGCCAAATTTATCGACTTGTTGCTTAACGTAGGCGCTAGCTTGTTCGGGGTTAAATTCGTCAAATTTGAGTCTTTCAACCCGCAGTTCTTCAGTGGGTGGAGTTTGACCAATTTCTTGGGCAAGTTCTCTCGCTAAATCGGTGAGGAAAATCTCTTGTCCAATTTCTTCGTAGTTAGCCCTTTCTTCCGGGAGGAAATTCCAACGGGTTAGCTGAGAGGAAATCCAATAGGCGAAACTTTGCCAGGGATAGGGGTCAAAATCAATGCGATCCGGGACATTTTGAGTATTGCCTAAACCGTCTTCAAAGTTGCCGGTTAGTACCGCTTCTACCACTTCTTGCGGTTGATTGAGGAATTGGCGAGAAGAGATGGCGGCGGCAATTTCCTTGCGGTTGGCGGGGTTGCTGGCGTAGCCTGTGCCGTCAATAATGGCTTTGTTGAGGGCGCGGAATGTATTAGGATGGTCTTCAATCCAGCGATCGCTCGCAGCAAAGGCACAGCAGGGATGGCCTGGCCAGAGATCCTTGGTGAGCATGTGGATAAAGCCAGCCCCTTCGTAAACGGCCCGCTGGTTAAACGGATCGGGCATTAACATGGCATCAATATCGCCAACGGTTAGCCTAGCGACGCTATCGGGGGGCGGAACCGGATCGATTTGGACATCAGTATCGGGGTTTAAACCGCCGCTGGCGAGGTAATAGCGAAGTAAGAGGTTATGCATTGAGAAGGGGAAGGGAACGCCAATTTTAAAGCCTCTAAAATCTTCTGGCCCTCTCACTCGATCTCGATGCTTATTGGCAATGGTAATCGCTTGACCGTTAATATTCTCAATGCTGGCCAGTTTGATGGGGAAGGTGGCCGAACCCAAACCGAGAGTCATGGCAATCGGCATGGGGGCTAACATATGATAGGCATCGAGTTCGCCTGCGATCGCGCTATCTCGCACCGCCGCCCAACTGGGCATTTTCACCACGCTGACGTTGAGGTTATATTTCTGATAAAAGCCCAACGGTTCGGACATGATAATGGGCGTCGCGCAGGTGATGGGAATAAAGCCAACGCGCAAAGTCGTTTTTTCTAAATTTTCCCCAACTGCACCCCCTCCGGCTGCCGATTGGGTGGTGGCTTGCCGGTTCTCTTCTCTGGGGGCACAATTCACCAAGGTGACTAAGGCTGCACCCACGGCAATATTGCGGAGAAATTGCCGTCGGGTAGCGTTACTGATGCGGTTGGCATCGGCAAAAAATTCACCGGCTTTCGGCCCAAATGCTGCGGCAAAAGCGGCATCCAGTCCCCCCGCTAACTGAATTAGATCGTTGCACAAACGTTCGCGCTTGGGGTTGCCCCGTCCTGCCATTTTCAGGAATAATTGCTTGCGTAATTCGGCTTGATTAAGGGTCTGTGCAATTGACAGCGATCGCGATTTGTAGAACCCCATTTTCGTCAGATCGTCAATTAAATCAATGGGGTCTTGCGGCATATCTGCCATAAATTTCCAATGATCTTGGCTGAGGTGAACGCCACCACAAACGGTACAAGGTCGATCGTTACGTCTAACCCCTTGTTCTGCTGCTGTCAATACCATGAGCGTACGATTACCCACACTACGTCTAGTGTTATTACAACGGTTGTTAAAATATGATTCTGTAACGCGACTTACAGAATTTGCCTGAGTAAAATGCTGTAGGCGTTGTTTTGTCAGGGTTTTACCGATTAAAAACACACAGTATCGACAGGTAAAAATAGACGATCGAAATACTTTAAGAAAAATCTGTAAACGTGGCTACAAAACCATAAATAATCGTGGTAATGACAACGCTGCCTAAATACAAAATCCCAATAAAAATAGCGATTTGATTGAGTTTAGCTAAATCTTCAAATAAGCGAAACGCAACCAGATATCCCGGCAAAATGCTTAAAGACCACAACATCGAAACCAAATAAATTAAAGTAAATCCGCCCCCCGATTTAATTCGGCGAATCGATCGCGGCCCGTAAACGCATAATAAAAACGGTTGCGATAACCATAAAATCATCACCCCAGGCATTCCTGCCAGGAAAATGCCCAAAGCTGAAATACCCACCGCAATAAATAGAGAAATTAATAAGTCATTAATCATAAATTCAACTCAAATTGCCCAGAAGACCGCGATCCTCACCCGCCCCCTTCATCCTACGCCCCGCTAGCGGAAACAATCTCCCTCCACCAAAAGACAAAAACCTGGTAGCCTAAAACGTGGCAAAGTTGGTGAAAGGAAAGTCTCCTAGGTTGAAATCTCGATTTGTCAAGGGTGTCGGTCAAACAGAATCGTACTATTGGCAGTTACTCCCGTATATTCGTGCCGAGTGGAAAACGATTTCTCAGGCCCTTGCCTGTACTTTAGCATTTACCGTATTTTGGCCGATTTTGGCGCGACTCGCCGGAGAGATGGCCGGTTTAATTGGGGCAGGAAACGTCCCTGCGATCGCCAGATTAGCAGGCATTGCGGCCGTTATCTTTTTGATTCGGGGCATCGTGCAATACGGACAAGATGCACTGATGGCCAAGGCCGCCCTCAAAATTGCCCTGCAACTGCGCCAGCGAGTCTATGCACACCTGCAAAGACTGAATTTAGGCTTTTTTGAGGTGACACCCACAGGCGACCTCTCCTATCGCCTCACCGAGGATATTGACCGGATTGGGGAAGTCATCAACAAGGTGTTTCACCAGTTCATCCCCTGCGTGCTACAACTAATTGTGGTGTTGGGGTATATGGTCTACCTCAACTGGCAATTGACCTTCTTTACGGCGATTATTGCCCCGGTGATGGCGGTTCTGATTGGCTGGTTTGGCGAACAGTTGTTGAAGTATTCTCGCCGCAGCCAAAACCGGATTTCGGATTTATCCGCCCTGCTAACGGAGGTGTTTAGCGGGATACGTTTAATTCAAGCTTTTGACGCCCAAGACTACGAAATCGCCCGGTTTGCCAAGGAAGCCGAACGCAACCGCAAGGCAAAATATGCCGCCGAACGCCTGAAAGCGATTCAGTTTCCGGTGATTGGCTTTTTGGAAGCGATGAGTGTGTTGCTGTTATTTTTCTTGGGGGGTTGGCAAATTTCCCAAGGGAATTTAACCGGAAGCGAGTTTATTAGCTATGTGGCGGCGGTGGCGTTGCTGATCGATCCGATTTCGATTACGACGAGTAATTATAACGAGTTTAAGCAGGGGGAAGCCTCGATCGATCGGATTTTTGAGCTTTTGGCTATTCAGCCTGCGGTGAAGGAACTGCCGAATGCGATCGCGCTACCTCCAGTTACGGGTAAGGTGGAATATCGTCATGTCACCTTCGCTTATCCAACGCTGGCGACTCCGGGAAAAACGCCCCCACCCAATCCCACGGTATTGCACGATCTGAGTTTAACGGTGAATCCGGGAGAAGCGATCGCCCTAGTGGGGACTTCGGGGGCGGGGAAAACCACGCTGGTGAATCTGCTACCGCGCTTTTACGATCTTCAAGCTGGGGAAATTTTGATTGATGGCGTCAATATTGCCGAGGTGACGCTAACCAGTTTGCGCCGACAGATTGGCATTGTTCCCCAAGAAACGCTGTTATTTTCGGGAACGCTGGCGCAAAATATTGCCTTTGGTCAAACCGATTTTAACCTCCAGGCGGTGGAAGAAGCAGCAAAAGTGGCCAACGCCCACCAGTTTATTAGCCAACTCCCCGACGGCTATCACACTTGGGTGGGAGAACGGGGGATGTCCCTTTCCGGGGGACAAAGACAGCGGATTGCGATCGCCAGAGCCGTGTTACTCAATCCCCGTATTCTAATCTTAGATGAGGCAACTTCTGCCCTCGATTCAGAATCAGAGGCGCTAGTCCAACAGGCCCTAGAACGGATTATGCGCGATCGCACCGTGTTTATCATCGCCCATCGCCTCGCCACGGTACGCCGCGCCAGCCGCATTCTGGTGGTGGAGAAAGGACAAATTCTTGAATCGGGAACCCATGAGGAATTATTGCAAAAAGGCGATCGCTATGCCCGTTTCTATGCCCAGCAGTTTAGCGAGTCTGGCAGCTTATAGGGTTTCTAGATAGCTTAACAAATCCGCCATTTCTTGAGGACTGGGTTGAAATTGAGGCATGGGGGGAGTTTCGCCGCTAATCACTTGATAAATCAGATGGCGGCGAGACTTCCGTTCCGATACGCCCTGCAAACTCGGTCCTACTCGCCCCGTTGCTTCGATTCCATGACATCCTGCACAATTCATCTGAAAAATGGCATTCCCCTGAATCTCATTGCCTTGCAAGCTTAAAACACTTTGTACGTAAGGGTCAGCATGTCCGATTTGACTGATTCCCCAGAAAATTAACCCCGCAGCGATCGCAATGGCAACGAGAATGCCTAGCCAGCGTTGAAATAAAACTTCAGAATGAGTAACCTGATTAGCCAAAACTTTTAAATCAAAATTATTGATACAAGTTCGTTTTTAAACGCGTTTCCGCCGCCATTTCGCTTGAAGCAAGTTCTCGATTGCCAACCCACTGCGATCGCCTCGGCGACTTTGCAGTTTCCAGCCTAAGAACGTCCCCCAAGGGAGATGAGAGCGTGAAGTCGCTGTTACTTTACGTTCAATAACATATCTTAAAAGTTTCAGGGGGATAGAGCAACAATTCAGGCAAGGGTTTGAGGATTCTGTTTGACCTTTGCCAAAGCAAGCGCCAATCGCCTCAGACTCCCCTCACCCAGTACCAACCCTTTACCCTCCTGCCTTTTCCCCATTCTTAAAAAATCTCAACCGCCCGCCCTTTCTCAGGGTGCTACCGATTCTCCCCTTTCTCCTCAAAATATTAATTTTTGTTTAGAAGAGTTATAT
Coding sequences within it:
- a CDS encoding ATP-binding protein yields the protein MGLKRTLSPSETWGFGFAGHLAFLSTAPIIAAELGWRSLWVWLPCVPIAMLLMFQVKRLAQRWPDVSGGTPSYILRIFRRYPLLGQYAAIGYYLSWVAFVPVNAIVLTDLIQANLATVDLQAPTFILNLLFTLLMWAIAFSGTRALAIVTLFFMVPAMGLLLLFSVQGLGWLIFSPNSPGLFPSPSEVQNLPPWQFSDWAKSFFVAIYGIYGCEIGAAFMADSRSPQRTANFLNLSAFLIAPIGIGGTWVLARLSTTSLGDNAYLAFLSASSNFWGPFAPPLVTFSIASACLLASATAVAATPRMAYQFAQDGYLAPVLGIISRRGVMGPALLLNLTLSLLCLAWGNISQIVMVTGSAWVAAGALLHLGLWLRRRRSFSRWPYISLACFGIESAVLIVGGLAWDGQDLIVGLLLPGVAIWVDWIVRQVRFAPFQAQWWIDRYNVRDRAQVQDFVRFQVLTLIGLVGGSSLITWWIDRYLGNSNTTREANNLFVVWLLTAVFLGIAIACWTSLPQATAIIEARQQAEHFFKIALDAIIILDERGYISQANPAAERLFQRPQNRLIGRSLTEFLTDFPTDPNTWIDRSEHHLILDEEIRILDVAKSDRSTQVLTEYVIILRDITERKHQEVSLRLALESQEQLAATATAQARQLEDTLEDLKRTQSQLIHTEKMSSLGQLVAGVAHEINNPVNFIFGNLSHARDYTRDLLDLIDLYQTYFPNPPAAITEKIEATDLEFIIADFPQLIASMHVGANRIREIVQSLRHFARIDEAQIKAVNIHEGIDSTLMILQNRTKAKPDRPAIGIVKEYGDLPLVECYPGLLNQVFMNLLCNAIDALEEYHSVSKSRSGAWLGRTSPTSRESLTQTRRSEIQIRTEYLPNTRTIRITLRDNGPGIAPDVLERIFEPFFTTKPIGLGTGLGLAISHQAIVEKHHGKLECVSQPGEGTTFYLEIPLRQDHTP
- the cynS gene encoding cyanase — encoded protein: MAIAEITDKLLAAKKAKGVTFADLESAVGRDEVWIASVIYRQASASEEEAKKIVTALGLGPEYAEPLMECPLKGSLDQTIPTDPLIYRFYEIMQVYGMPIKAVVHEKFGDGIMSAIDFTLDVEKEEDPKGDRVKIVMSGKFLPYKKW
- a CDS encoding ABC transporter ATP-binding protein, with the translated sequence MTVSSRYQSSEYEALATDVQVSLRHVSKVFPGKRGLLNRWTGKARSDYLALDDISLDIQHNKFVSIIGPSGCGKSTLLSIIAGLSTATSGSVWMDGKPILGPGPDRGMVFQNYALMPWMTVEENIRFAVETVYPKMSLTRQKNIVRENIQLVGLNGAEKKHPHELSGGMRQRVGIARALSISPQILLMDEPFGALDALTRGFLQDEIERIWEQQRQTVIMITHSIEEALLLSDEIVMMTRGPAAKIAQILEVPFPRPRNRETLDQYPSYHELKAEMERHLSRETRAVEESRVQAA
- the ntrB gene encoding nitrate ABC transporter permease, with the protein product MQNTSRAANGIPPWLLNKNLQAFVLFLLSFISFLVVWEIGAQTGLFSRLMPSASRTLIDFWGWISDPFYDYGPNDKGIGWHLLVSLRRVLIGFTIGSLIAIPLGVVVGLSEVLSKAIDPYIQLLKPVSPLAWLPLGLGLLQDSEKTALFVIAITSIWPTLINTKFGVSNVSSEYLDVAKTLGASRWRTIRKVILPAAAPSIVSGLRISIGISWLVIVAAEILVGGTGLGYFVWNEWNNLSITSIITAIIVIGLVGIVLDRIFGILQSFVSFGRKS
- a CDS encoding ABC transporter substrate-binding protein, translated to MVLTAAEQGVRRNDRPCTVCGGVHLSQDHWKFMADMPQDPIDLIDDLTKMGFYKSRSLSIAQTLNQAELRKQLFLKMAGRGNPKRERLCNDLIQLAGGLDAAFAAAFGPKAGEFFADANRISNATRRQFLRNIAVGAALVTLVNCAPREENRQATTQSAAGGGAVGENLEKTTLRVGFIPITCATPIIMSEPLGFYQKYNLNVSVVKMPSWAAVRDSAIAGELDAYHMLAPMPIAMTLGLGSATFPIKLASIENINGQAITIANKHRDRVRGPEDFRGFKIGVPFPFSMHNLLLRYYLASGGLNPDTDVQIDPVPPPDSVARLTVGDIDAMLMPDPFNQRAVYEGAGFIHMLTKDLWPGHPCCAFAASDRWIEDHPNTFRALNKAIIDGTGYASNPANRKEIAAAISSRQFLNQPQEVVEAVLTGNFEDGLGNTQNVPDRIDFDPYPWQSFAYWISSQLTRWNFLPEERANYEEIGQEIFLTDLARELAQEIGQTPPTEELRVERLKFDEFNPEQASAYVKQQVDKFGV
- a CDS encoding ABC transporter ATP-binding protein, with translation MKSRFVKGVGQTESYYWQLLPYIRAEWKTISQALACTLAFTVFWPILARLAGEMAGLIGAGNVPAIARLAGIAAVIFLIRGIVQYGQDALMAKAALKIALQLRQRVYAHLQRLNLGFFEVTPTGDLSYRLTEDIDRIGEVINKVFHQFIPCVLQLIVVLGYMVYLNWQLTFFTAIIAPVMAVLIGWFGEQLLKYSRRSQNRISDLSALLTEVFSGIRLIQAFDAQDYEIARFAKEAERNRKAKYAAERLKAIQFPVIGFLEAMSVLLLFFLGGWQISQGNLTGSEFISYVAAVALLIDPISITTSNYNEFKQGEASIDRIFELLAIQPAVKELPNAIALPPVTGKVEYRHVTFAYPTLATPGKTPPPNPTVLHDLSLTVNPGEAIALVGTSGAGKTTLVNLLPRFYDLQAGEILIDGVNIAEVTLTSLRRQIGIVPQETLLFSGTLAQNIAFGQTDFNLQAVEEAAKVANAHQFISQLPDGYHTWVGERGMSLSGGQRQRIAIARAVLLNPRILILDEATSALDSESEALVQQALERIMRDRTVFIIAHRLATVRRASRILVVEKGQILESGTHEELLQKGDRYARFYAQQFSESGSL
- a CDS encoding cytochrome c → MANQVTHSEVLFQRWLGILVAIAIAAGLIFWGISQIGHADPYVQSVLSLQGNEIQGNAIFQMNCAGCHGIEATGRVGPSLQGVSERKSRRHLIYQVISGETPPMPQFQPSPQEMADLLSYLETL